CTCGACGAGGTAGTCGAGCCGGTCGTTCAGCAGCATGCGGAACGCCTCGCCGAACTCGGAATGGGTCTGTCCCGGCGGATATTGCCGGAACAGCGCATCGACCGCCGGCGCGATGGCGCGGTTGCGCAGCATGCTGGTGCGCAAGTCGCGGTGCTCGGTGAGCAGGCTGCGCAGGGACAGGGGCTCGAGCGCCTCGAAGCGGGCGCGGTTCGCGGCGCGCACGACGATGCGCAGGGGATAGAACATCGCCACCGGGCGCGAGAACACCGCGAAGCCCTCGCGCTCGGGGGTCCTCACGCCGCCGACGAAGCACCATTCCTCGCCGTTCTTGAGCGAGGTCATGATGCGCGGGAACGGCACGTTCAGCGTGGCGTGAGTGTACTCGGTCAGCCGATCGCTCAGGAGCCGGCGGATTCGGTCGAAGATGCCGGTGTCGCGGTTCTCGCCCTCTGTCATCATGTAAGGGGGGGCATCGTAGACCGACCACGTGATCTGCCTGGTGATCTGCGTGTCCCGAGCCTGCGCGACGACTTGGTCCTGCGCGACGACTTGGCCCTGCGCGACGACTTGGCCCTGCGCAGCTTGGGTGCGCGCCGGCACCGGGACCGACAGAGCGAGCGCGATGACCAGACCGGTGAGACCGCGCCGCT
This sequence is a window from Methylobacterium sp. SyP6R. Protein-coding genes within it:
- a CDS encoding transporter substrate-binding domain-containing protein, which produces MVKRRGLTGLVIALALSVPVPARTQAAQGQVVAQGQVVAQDQVVAQARDTQITRQITWSVYDAPPYMMTEGENRDTGIFDRIRRLLSDRLTEYTHATLNVPFPRIMTSLKNGEEWCFVGGVRTPEREGFAVFSRPVAMFYPLRIVVRAANRARFEALEPLSLRSLLTEHRDLRTSMLRNRAIAPAVDALFRQYPPGQTHSEFGEAFRMLLNDRLDYLVEFSSIAAYNARQIGQPSAFVGLPFAEENRQPVFARVMCAGTPWGREVVARIDAVLATDRPGPAYRSIVEAWTAQEDLPGIRAVYDTFLASD